The following coding sequences lie in one Thalassoglobus polymorphus genomic window:
- a CDS encoding prolyl oligopeptidase family serine peptidase, protein MSKFAHLLILLCVISSQSALADGPQDNSVKNVRPIPQVGIEIPEETKTELQEKLDHLAAKINELKTPKHKEIQHLIPDVEVFHRAVTQALLHREMFHERDIKTCVTLLKTGTERAEALKLGKAPWTRQHGLVVRGFISDLDGTVQPYGLEIADDYDFDNPRPVRCDIWFHGRGERTMEIHFLSQRSRGKGPYPPTSGIVLHPYGRYSNAFKFAGEVDTLEALDHVEKNYQIDQDRISVRGFSMGGAACWQFAVHYPDRWFAANPGAGFSETPLFLKSFQGETLNPPWYEEKLWRMYDCDKWADNLLQLPTVAYSGDMDSQKQAADVMEEVLKRHGIDLMHVIGPNTAHKIHPESNQIIRAKFDSLAERGRERFPNSVHLTTFTLKYNRSNWITIHSLKEHWERSTIRANITSKNRLEVATDGITEFSINFPAGHSPFALLEVVKVDIDGQEVSTVKTKSDLSLNEHFHRRGDQWFAGPSESQVPLKKAHNLQGPVDDAMMSAFLFVSPTGNDELPNLNEWVDAEMSRAVKEWRRHMRGDVRIKKDSEVTEEDIANYNLILWGTPKTNSLIWKVAKDLPIHWGDNTINVGDKKYSNEQHVPILIYPNPLNPKKYVVLNSSFTYREYDYLNNARQTPKLPDWSIIDITTPPNFRWPGKIINAGFFNENWELKTNN, encoded by the coding sequence ATGTCGAAGTTCGCACACCTCTTGATTTTACTTTGCGTAATCTCATCGCAGTCCGCTCTGGCCGATGGTCCCCAAGATAATTCCGTTAAAAATGTTCGCCCGATTCCGCAAGTTGGAATTGAGATCCCAGAAGAAACCAAGACGGAACTTCAGGAAAAGCTTGATCATCTGGCAGCGAAGATCAACGAGTTAAAAACTCCGAAACACAAAGAGATTCAACATCTCATCCCCGATGTGGAAGTCTTCCATCGTGCGGTCACTCAGGCGTTGCTGCATCGTGAGATGTTCCATGAACGGGACATTAAAACTTGTGTGACGCTGCTAAAAACAGGCACCGAGCGTGCCGAAGCACTCAAACTTGGCAAAGCTCCCTGGACTCGGCAACATGGGCTTGTTGTGCGAGGTTTCATCTCCGATTTAGATGGAACTGTGCAGCCGTACGGGCTCGAAATTGCAGACGACTACGACTTCGATAATCCGAGACCGGTTCGTTGTGATATTTGGTTTCACGGTCGTGGCGAGCGGACGATGGAGATTCATTTTCTTTCGCAGCGGAGTCGTGGCAAAGGGCCGTACCCACCGACCAGCGGCATCGTGCTTCATCCATACGGACGGTATTCGAACGCGTTCAAATTTGCAGGCGAAGTCGACACGCTTGAAGCACTGGATCACGTCGAGAAGAACTACCAGATTGATCAAGATAGAATCTCGGTGCGAGGTTTTTCGATGGGAGGCGCCGCCTGTTGGCAATTCGCTGTGCACTATCCAGATCGCTGGTTCGCTGCCAACCCGGGAGCCGGATTCTCTGAAACTCCACTCTTTCTCAAGTCATTTCAAGGCGAGACGCTGAATCCACCATGGTATGAAGAAAAGCTGTGGCGAATGTACGACTGCGACAAATGGGCAGACAACTTACTGCAACTTCCGACTGTTGCGTACAGCGGAGATATGGACTCGCAGAAACAAGCTGCGGATGTGATGGAAGAGGTACTGAAACGCCACGGGATTGACCTGATGCACGTCATTGGCCCGAATACGGCTCACAAAATCCATCCCGAATCAAATCAAATCATTCGAGCGAAGTTCGACTCGCTGGCAGAACGGGGGCGCGAGCGATTTCCAAACTCTGTTCACCTCACAACCTTCACGCTGAAATACAATCGATCCAACTGGATCACTATTCATAGTTTGAAAGAGCATTGGGAGCGAAGCACGATCCGGGCGAACATCACATCCAAGAACAGACTCGAAGTCGCCACCGACGGAATCACCGAGTTTTCGATTAACTTCCCGGCGGGACACTCTCCATTTGCACTTCTGGAAGTCGTCAAAGTCGACATCGATGGCCAAGAAGTCTCCACAGTCAAAACCAAATCGGACCTCTCGCTGAACGAACATTTTCATCGCCGGGGTGATCAATGGTTCGCAGGTCCCAGCGAGTCTCAGGTTCCGTTGAAGAAAGCTCACAACCTGCAAGGCCCCGTCGATGATGCGATGATGTCAGCATTTCTTTTTGTCTCACCGACCGGTAATGACGAACTCCCAAACTTAAATGAATGGGTTGATGCCGAGATGTCGCGAGCCGTCAAAGAATGGCGGCGTCACATGCGGGGCGATGTCCGAATCAAGAAAGATTCCGAGGTCACCGAAGAAGATATCGCCAACTACAACCTGATTTTGTGGGGGACTCCAAAAACAAATTCGCTGATCTGGAAAGTTGCGAAAGACCTCCCGATTCATTGGGGCGATAACACCATCAACGTCGGCGACAAAAAATACAGCAACGAACAACACGTTCCAATTCTCATTTACCCGAACCCGCTGAACCCGAAAAAGTACGTCGTCCTCAACAGCAGTTTCACCTACCGGGAATACGACTATCTCAACAACGCCCGGCAGACTCCGAAACTCCCTGACTGGTCAATCATCGACATCACCACTCCGCCAAACTTTCGCTGGCCCGGAAAAATCATCAACGCTGGATTCTTCAACGAAAACTGGGAGCTGAAGACAAACAATTGA
- a CDS encoding sulfatase family protein: MSFRESLTSTVLCFVSFYQAPLQANDHPNVILMLADDMGVGDTSAYQDLTGNSDQDQVHTPNMERLARMGVRFVDAHTPSSRCSPTRYALMTGRYPWRNRLKHWVLFGAQGDPMIERDRPTIATLFKHAGYQTAMVGKWHIGLRYRRSDGSPAAGFEDADLRQPLFDSPLDHGFDHCWITSRSHGTSGPQPNQKKNGPNQKVGPGHIDGRTVIGATNNGRQIAKEFPQAYILKDLGERHSDNAMNFLTQHLEHDETKKSPFFLYYASNSNHTPHTPSDQIDDVPVAEASRSVAGEPMDRRSDFIYENDVALGRLLDYLETHDDPRKPGMKLLQTTMVIFTSDNGAEKNDNTATGPLRSNKGSCYEGGHRVPFLVSYPQAGIGDGNHTTSGQTNFSLMGLQDLFATFADLIDQPLPNLRDGEKGAEDSFSVLDAMAGEPIPYRPMFFNDHKQAEDHAACAMRFDELGLRGEAPSLWKIFFEAELLRSGTAQSTELYNLFTDLQETTDLSGFEPFNLQRGRLAMIAELHRNVGGHRLVEFASDERIRFEFGFPKKEFDGPHGQLVVDQIGDHFDGQSISGVNIQSKSFRGRSLKMTISAAVNGKTDDDKAVADECQFRPNARGLGLSGGEFDQVESGESLQIRFDQDVIVESAAIVAGNGVCGGYYTVGDDSPLAIYCTDGDIDAQDQSGILSDIGVLKAGEVFTLDSRPHYGVESPGRWRLHSLTIRLFKSVE; this comes from the coding sequence ATGTCTTTCAGAGAATCGCTGACTTCTACTGTGCTTTGCTTTGTCAGTTTCTATCAAGCACCGCTTCAAGCAAATGATCACCCGAATGTCATCCTGATGCTGGCAGACGACATGGGGGTGGGAGACACGAGTGCCTATCAGGATTTGACAGGCAACAGCGATCAGGATCAGGTTCATACTCCAAACATGGAGCGACTGGCACGAATGGGAGTCCGGTTTGTGGATGCGCATACTCCCTCGAGTCGCTGCTCGCCGACGCGATATGCATTGATGACCGGGCGGTATCCGTGGCGGAATCGGTTGAAGCACTGGGTTCTCTTTGGTGCCCAAGGTGATCCGATGATTGAACGGGACCGTCCGACGATTGCGACACTGTTTAAACATGCTGGCTACCAGACAGCCATGGTCGGAAAATGGCACATCGGATTGCGATACCGACGGTCCGATGGTTCCCCGGCTGCAGGTTTTGAAGATGCCGATCTACGTCAACCGTTGTTTGATTCCCCACTCGATCATGGTTTTGATCACTGCTGGATCACATCGCGTTCACATGGGACTTCAGGTCCGCAACCGAACCAGAAGAAGAATGGACCAAATCAGAAAGTCGGGCCGGGGCATATTGATGGACGCACTGTCATCGGAGCGACGAACAATGGTCGGCAAATCGCGAAGGAATTCCCGCAGGCGTACATTTTGAAAGATCTCGGCGAGCGTCATTCCGACAATGCAATGAATTTTCTGACTCAGCATCTCGAGCATGATGAGACGAAAAAGTCTCCTTTCTTTTTGTATTATGCAAGTAATTCGAATCACACACCGCATACTCCGTCCGACCAGATAGACGATGTTCCAGTCGCGGAGGCATCACGAAGTGTGGCAGGCGAACCGATGGACCGTCGAAGCGATTTCATCTACGAAAACGATGTTGCGCTCGGGAGGCTGCTCGATTATCTCGAAACGCATGATGATCCACGCAAGCCTGGGATGAAATTGCTCCAGACCACGATGGTTATTTTTACCAGCGACAACGGAGCTGAAAAAAACGACAACACCGCGACGGGGCCGCTGCGAAGCAATAAAGGCTCTTGTTACGAAGGGGGGCATCGAGTTCCGTTTCTGGTGTCGTATCCACAAGCAGGGATCGGCGATGGAAATCACACAACTTCGGGGCAAACGAATTTTTCCTTAATGGGTTTGCAGGATTTGTTTGCAACGTTTGCTGACTTGATCGATCAGCCGCTTCCTAACCTTCGCGATGGAGAAAAAGGGGCGGAAGATAGCTTCAGCGTGTTGGATGCGATGGCAGGCGAGCCAATTCCTTACCGCCCCATGTTTTTCAATGATCACAAACAGGCAGAGGACCATGCTGCTTGTGCGATGCGATTTGATGAGCTCGGACTGAGAGGCGAAGCCCCTTCTCTTTGGAAAATCTTTTTCGAGGCAGAACTACTGCGAAGCGGGACAGCACAGTCGACTGAATTGTATAATCTCTTTACCGATTTACAGGAGACCACAGATCTCTCCGGATTTGAGCCATTCAATTTGCAAAGAGGGCGCCTCGCGATGATTGCTGAATTGCATCGCAACGTGGGAGGCCATCGTCTTGTTGAGTTTGCCTCGGATGAGCGTATTCGATTCGAATTCGGTTTTCCGAAGAAAGAATTCGACGGGCCTCACGGACAGTTAGTCGTTGATCAAATTGGTGACCACTTTGACGGTCAATCGATCAGCGGAGTGAACATTCAGTCGAAATCGTTTCGCGGTCGATCATTGAAGATGACAATCAGTGCAGCTGTAAACGGAAAGACTGATGATGACAAGGCTGTTGCTGATGAATGTCAGTTCCGTCCGAATGCGAGAGGACTCGGTCTCTCAGGTGGCGAATTCGATCAGGTGGAAAGTGGTGAAAGTTTGCAGATTCGCTTTGATCAGGATGTGATCGTTGAGTCAGCTGCGATTGTCGCTGGGAATGGAGTTTGTGGAGGATATTACACGGTTGGTGATGATTCCCCGCTGGCGATTTATTGCACTGACGGGGATATTGACGCTCAAGATCAGTCCGGAATATTAAGCGATATCGGGGTCCTGAAAGCGGGGGAAGTCTTCACGCTCGACAGCCGTCCGCACTATGGAGTGGAATCGCCGGGGCGCTGGCGACTCCACTCACTCACGATTCGGCTCTTTAAAAGCGTCGAGTAA
- a CDS encoding tetratricopeptide repeat protein, whose product MSFSLLLMFTPSLIAEGEENKSEVREDALRTAVALNYCRAAFHRIRKNPNAEVLREEEEKILNNLNLTQVHDKEVISLYTSVLDEISQVNITDSEKQLRRRHHKSSVRRQITWDALAFGTELATAQFGSAVKTGANSWWDYRNKTYQRDLDILKIEKVEISGLLKRSNQLLDTFWEMARKKEIPDRWLVRGDDLDSLEEAVAEQDLETRLRILTRMKPYMEAYPPFWYYLSRTQQELGKLPEAIETYSYLDKIGSGHFRKDDMLATAMANKAAIQDYLGSDLAVASAERALEYSPDVWEANLIAARILQRHGRIAMAEDAILRNLDVDIEASQSTIFLASLYFYARDEEKIVKMLNNQQRVAHMPAPVLLRCAALVGAKRTPPHVMRNILASLTATPQNRFGKDEFTLRVSHAWQLHLASFEVKQGGRVLDDPQVVMQRGFYDLRYANHVDWGSPIGSSTPEPEIEITLTYPDETLIHLQLQGKNNTLGRGPIAISSPSQMQISNISVAGQQVALNVREATNTEGPVTVQAARLLTDPEPTFLSPPGSQPAPEIEPTAGIEPVLEKMPVIENEPVTELEPATESQSAAESEPEVQFEPFEEYLSEKYLPKLKTESPETAN is encoded by the coding sequence ATGTCGTTCTCATTGCTTCTGATGTTCACGCCATCTCTCATCGCAGAAGGCGAAGAAAACAAAAGCGAAGTTCGAGAGGACGCGTTACGTACTGCCGTTGCGTTGAATTACTGCCGTGCAGCCTTTCATCGTATTCGTAAAAACCCGAATGCCGAGGTTCTTCGGGAAGAAGAAGAGAAGATTCTCAACAACTTGAACCTGACTCAGGTTCATGACAAGGAAGTGATCTCGCTCTATACGTCAGTCCTTGATGAGATCTCTCAAGTCAACATTACCGATAGTGAAAAGCAACTGCGCCGTCGGCATCATAAAAGTTCGGTTCGTCGCCAAATCACCTGGGACGCGCTCGCCTTCGGGACTGAGCTTGCCACAGCCCAGTTTGGAAGCGCTGTCAAAACTGGAGCAAACAGTTGGTGGGACTATCGGAACAAAACCTATCAGCGCGATCTCGATATCTTAAAGATTGAAAAAGTCGAAATCTCAGGCCTGCTGAAGCGTTCCAACCAGCTCTTGGACACGTTCTGGGAGATGGCGCGCAAGAAAGAGATTCCAGATCGCTGGCTGGTTCGTGGGGATGATCTTGATTCTCTGGAAGAAGCAGTCGCTGAGCAGGACCTCGAAACTCGTTTGCGTATTCTGACCAGAATGAAACCCTACATGGAAGCGTACCCACCCTTCTGGTACTACCTGAGTCGTACTCAGCAGGAGTTAGGAAAATTGCCAGAAGCGATCGAGACCTATTCCTATCTCGACAAAATTGGCAGCGGTCACTTCCGTAAAGATGACATGCTTGCGACGGCAATGGCGAACAAAGCTGCGATTCAGGATTACCTCGGCAGCGACCTTGCTGTTGCGTCGGCTGAACGAGCACTTGAGTACTCACCCGATGTTTGGGAAGCGAATCTGATCGCTGCGAGAATCCTGCAACGACATGGTCGAATTGCGATGGCGGAAGATGCGATTCTCAGGAATCTCGATGTCGATATCGAAGCCTCTCAAAGTACCATCTTTTTGGCGTCCCTCTATTTTTATGCACGTGACGAAGAGAAGATCGTGAAGATGCTTAACAACCAGCAGCGTGTGGCACATATGCCCGCACCGGTTCTGCTTCGTTGTGCAGCTCTCGTCGGAGCAAAGCGAACTCCTCCACATGTGATGCGAAACATTTTGGCCTCGCTGACCGCGACTCCTCAAAATCGTTTTGGAAAAGATGAATTTACACTACGAGTCAGCCATGCCTGGCAATTGCATCTTGCGAGTTTCGAAGTGAAACAAGGAGGACGCGTTCTGGATGATCCACAAGTTGTCATGCAACGTGGTTTTTATGATTTGCGATATGCGAATCACGTCGACTGGGGCTCGCCGATTGGAAGTTCGACCCCTGAACCAGAAATTGAAATTACACTGACCTATCCGGATGAAACATTGATCCACCTACAACTCCAAGGGAAGAACAACACGCTCGGACGAGGACCGATTGCAATCTCCTCACCGTCACAGATGCAGATTTCCAACATTTCCGTAGCTGGTCAACAAGTGGCTCTTAACGTTCGCGAGGCAACAAATACTGAAGGTCCAGTCACCGTTCAAGCAGCTCGTCTTCTAACTGACCCAGAGCCTACGTTCTTATCTCCACCGGGAAGTCAACCTGCGCCGGAGATTGAACCGACAGCAGGGATTGAACCTGTCCTTGAGAAAATGCCTGTCATCGAGAATGAGCCTGTGACTGAACTCGAGCCTGCGACTGAGAGTCAATCTGCGGCTGAGAGTGAGCCGGAGGTTCAGTTTGAGCCGTTTGAAGAATACCTGTCAGAGAAATATCTTCCAAAATTAAAGACCGAGTCTCCTGAAACAGCCAACTAA
- a CDS encoding c-type cytochrome domain-containing protein — protein sequence MSLTPFRLIVTALLPVMLFEAGTSPDAFSQDVVLHEKTEAARRSAIQQHMQRKTYAAEIATSRLEIQQLKLSLVPIEAMQKELQTQLVELNKKLIEEQKQAEAANKELDAKVKLQADVKEKVEAAKLASEAAKKEFENREAAVKKTQDSIAEAKKKVEELAAASMKQLAAITRLDEEIRKVSAKLQESEKLEALQWQQVRESAIQNKNWVSFSDEIAPILQKRCLACHNESKPRGQLKFDSYAQMLHGGESGELFDFESPGFSTLVTMIEDGSMPKEDDPLSPEQISVITRWVTLGAQYDSQLDPGTPLIEVMARPTYPLPPETYPFPVPVEAVAIHADGKRIVSSGYHEILVWSVESGELLQRIPGFPERIYSLKFQGDSNILAVGAGTPGEVGEVIIVDLASSKKVKQLHVSPSIITCLIFSADQNQLAVGGADGQVHIFETQAWAKTQTFHAHSDWVTDVCFSPDGSKLVSASRDKTAKVFELSTGENLIAFNGHGNVVNAVRFLSSGNEVVSGGDDRRIRVWSITDAKEVRNVTGFAGSISAIELLSDGKLATTSTDKKLRLHTAADNKVEKTRVGPVAELLSLGVSETFAVTGALNGELHLWLVSEEKPVRSWFAKPETVPNSNSQ from the coding sequence ATGTCCTTGACACCGTTCCGATTGATTGTGACCGCCCTCTTGCCAGTGATGCTGTTTGAAGCAGGGACGAGCCCCGACGCATTCTCACAAGATGTCGTGCTTCATGAGAAAACAGAAGCAGCGCGTCGCAGTGCGATTCAGCAGCACATGCAAAGGAAAACTTACGCTGCTGAAATCGCGACGAGTCGTTTGGAAATTCAACAACTCAAACTCTCGCTCGTTCCAATTGAAGCGATGCAGAAGGAATTGCAAACGCAACTGGTTGAACTCAATAAGAAGCTCATCGAGGAGCAAAAGCAGGCAGAAGCTGCGAACAAAGAACTTGATGCCAAAGTGAAACTTCAGGCGGATGTGAAGGAAAAAGTCGAGGCTGCCAAGCTCGCTAGCGAAGCCGCGAAGAAAGAATTTGAAAATCGGGAAGCGGCGGTTAAAAAAACGCAAGATTCAATTGCGGAAGCTAAAAAGAAAGTGGAGGAACTTGCAGCCGCATCAATGAAGCAACTGGCTGCGATTACGAGACTGGACGAAGAGATCAGGAAGGTCTCTGCAAAGTTGCAGGAGTCCGAGAAGCTCGAGGCCTTACAGTGGCAGCAAGTCCGAGAGTCGGCAATTCAGAATAAAAACTGGGTTTCTTTCAGCGACGAGATTGCACCAATTCTTCAAAAGCGATGCCTCGCCTGCCACAACGAATCCAAACCGCGTGGGCAACTCAAGTTTGATTCGTATGCCCAGATGTTACACGGCGGTGAATCCGGAGAACTCTTCGATTTTGAATCACCGGGGTTCTCGACGTTGGTCACCATGATTGAAGATGGATCAATGCCAAAAGAGGATGATCCTCTCAGCCCGGAGCAAATCTCAGTCATCACTCGCTGGGTCACATTAGGAGCCCAGTATGATTCTCAACTTGATCCCGGGACTCCTCTCATCGAAGTGATGGCCCGTCCAACTTATCCATTACCGCCCGAGACATACCCGTTTCCAGTTCCAGTTGAAGCTGTTGCAATTCATGCAGATGGAAAGAGGATTGTTTCATCGGGATACCATGAGATTCTGGTTTGGTCGGTGGAGAGCGGAGAACTTCTTCAGCGAATTCCAGGATTTCCGGAGCGTATCTATTCACTGAAATTTCAGGGGGACTCAAACATACTTGCTGTCGGAGCTGGAACTCCGGGTGAAGTGGGAGAAGTCATTATCGTCGATTTGGCAAGCTCGAAAAAAGTGAAACAACTTCACGTCTCTCCGTCAATTATCACTTGTCTGATTTTTTCAGCGGATCAAAACCAACTTGCGGTTGGGGGAGCGGATGGGCAAGTTCACATTTTCGAGACTCAAGCATGGGCCAAAACGCAAACGTTTCATGCCCATTCTGACTGGGTCACTGATGTCTGTTTTTCTCCTGATGGAAGTAAATTGGTCTCTGCAAGCCGCGATAAAACCGCGAAGGTTTTTGAGCTTTCCACCGGGGAAAATCTCATCGCATTCAACGGTCATGGGAATGTTGTTAACGCCGTTCGTTTTTTGTCATCTGGAAACGAAGTTGTCTCAGGAGGCGATGACCGACGTATTCGCGTCTGGTCAATTACGGATGCTAAAGAAGTTCGAAACGTCACTGGCTTTGCAGGCTCAATCTCAGCCATTGAATTGTTAAGCGACGGAAAACTGGCGACGACATCAACGGACAAAAAACTTCGTCTCCATACGGCGGCCGATAACAAGGTTGAGAAAACCAGAGTTGGGCCAGTCGCCGAACTTCTTAGTTTGGGAGTCTCGGAAACATTTGCAGTGACAGGGGCTCTTAACGGTGAATTACATCTCTGGCTGGTTTCTGAAGAGAAGCCGGTTCGATCCTGGTTTGCCAAGCCAGAAACCGTTCCAAATTCAAATAGTCAATAG
- a CDS encoding FxsA family protein: protein MMNASRPVDVCEFLLETALSTCARRMKVFKDRLGLVDLICSHRESLIHLKSVPISTWHPATGRNNDGMLIRLLFLFTVIPFVELVILLQVHHAISSVWGNGIGLLVTLGGIVVTGILGATLARQQGLGVIRQVRGQMGRGEVPGQALADGILVLFGAALLLTPGFLSDFFGFSLLIPASRSFYRTRMMRWFKGHVQIHRSGSGSGSGSGSGSGAQPDVFVVDPVESKQNDERLT from the coding sequence ATGATGAACGCATCCCGCCCCGTGGATGTGTGCGAGTTTCTACTTGAAACGGCCCTCTCCACTTGTGCGAGACGCATGAAAGTTTTCAAGGACCGATTGGGGCTTGTCGATTTGATCTGCAGTCACCGAGAGTCTTTGATTCATTTGAAATCGGTTCCGATCAGCACTTGGCATCCCGCTACGGGTCGCAATAATGATGGCATGTTGATTCGACTATTATTTCTGTTCACTGTGATCCCTTTCGTTGAATTGGTGATCCTCCTCCAAGTCCATCATGCGATTTCCTCCGTGTGGGGAAATGGGATTGGGCTTCTGGTCACTTTGGGAGGAATTGTCGTCACAGGAATTCTGGGGGCGACGCTCGCGAGACAGCAGGGATTGGGCGTGATTCGTCAAGTGCGAGGGCAGATGGGGCGCGGAGAAGTCCCGGGGCAAGCACTCGCTGACGGAATTCTAGTTCTATTCGGAGCTGCACTTTTACTGACGCCAGGTTTTCTCTCAGACTTCTTCGGATTCAGCCTGCTGATCCCAGCTAGCCGGTCCTTCTATCGAACACGCATGATGAGATGGTTCAAGGGGCATGTCCAAATTCACCGTTCCGGTTCTGGTTCCGGTTCTGGTTCCGGTTCTGGTTCCGGGGCTCAGCCAGATGTCTTCGTTGTGGACCCGGTTGAGAGTAAGCAAAACGATGAGCGTCTCACTTAG
- a CDS encoding creatininase family protein, whose protein sequence is MTESKPVLLHKHTRKEFRTRFASGELKACIIPIAAIEQHLEHLEMEHDWRSATHIASQVAQRLSPNVLVAEGVMAGISEHHMSHPGTLTLSPATFLAVLTDLIDSVVRAGFKNVLVLNGHGGNIIPCEAVWDQLLRRFQVNLQFLPYWNVLNREDAELLETKSIPGHAQEFETAFAMAVFPENVREHELSNQPDPAPALAKPEAGQELINRVVDRVSAHLEEMMNGKSVVATPPFFP, encoded by the coding sequence ATGACTGAATCAAAACCTGTCCTGCTACACAAGCATACTCGGAAAGAGTTCCGCACGCGGTTTGCGAGTGGCGAACTCAAGGCCTGCATCATCCCGATTGCAGCCATTGAACAACACCTTGAACATTTAGAGATGGAACATGATTGGCGAAGTGCCACTCACATCGCCAGTCAAGTTGCACAGCGACTCAGCCCCAACGTACTCGTCGCTGAAGGTGTCATGGCGGGTATCAGTGAACACCATATGAGCCATCCGGGTACACTCACCCTCAGTCCGGCAACGTTTCTGGCTGTCCTCACCGATTTGATTGACTCCGTCGTTCGTGCTGGCTTCAAAAATGTTTTGGTCCTGAACGGTCATGGAGGAAACATCATTCCATGTGAGGCTGTCTGGGATCAGTTGTTGCGGCGTTTTCAAGTGAACTTACAGTTCCTGCCATACTGGAATGTCCTCAACCGAGAGGACGCAGAACTTCTCGAAACCAAATCAATCCCGGGACATGCACAGGAATTTGAAACCGCGTTCGCCATGGCGGTTTTTCCTGAAAACGTCCGAGAGCATGAACTCTCCAACCAACCGGACCCCGCCCCCGCATTAGCAAAACCTGAAGCAGGGCAAGAACTCATCAATCGGGTCGTCGACCGTGTTTCTGCTCATCTCGAAGAAATGATGAATGGAAAGTCAGTCGTCGCGACACCTCCGTTTTTCCCATAA
- a CDS encoding alpha/beta hydrolase has product MNETDLFGDDVIKLWANDPPGEQLDVGPEVDITKPTDRLIAGRRIIKLKNVAHPEVHVFLPPKESRNGSAVIICPGGGFNILAWDLEGTEVAEWLNKIGVSAIVLKYRVPTSQQKMKWKAPVQDTQRALSLTRHHAKEWGIDPERIAVLGFSAGGHTAARAAYTSQRQYEANDEIDKQSCLPNAAILIYPAWLVNDDDSLIDDLKVTKKSSPTFLVHAFDDGVSAMSSLSLMTELKRKSVPSELHLFESGGHGYGLRSVKDQPVTRWAKLCEDWLDRLGWLKKS; this is encoded by the coding sequence ATGAATGAGACAGATCTTTTCGGGGATGACGTCATCAAACTTTGGGCGAACGATCCTCCCGGAGAGCAACTGGACGTCGGCCCCGAAGTCGACATTACCAAGCCGACTGACCGGCTCATTGCGGGACGCCGAATCATCAAATTGAAGAATGTCGCTCATCCGGAAGTGCATGTTTTTCTTCCACCCAAGGAATCTCGCAATGGATCGGCCGTCATCATTTGTCCCGGAGGAGGATTCAATATTCTTGCCTGGGATTTGGAAGGGACGGAAGTCGCTGAGTGGCTGAATAAGATTGGTGTGAGTGCCATCGTTTTGAAATATCGTGTGCCGACAAGTCAGCAGAAGATGAAGTGGAAGGCTCCTGTTCAAGATACTCAACGTGCTCTCAGCCTGACGCGACACCATGCGAAAGAATGGGGAATCGATCCCGAGCGGATCGCGGTGCTTGGGTTTTCTGCTGGTGGTCATACCGCTGCCCGGGCAGCGTATACCTCGCAACGACAGTATGAAGCCAATGATGAGATTGACAAGCAATCGTGTCTCCCCAATGCGGCTATTCTGATTTACCCCGCCTGGTTGGTGAACGACGATGATAGCCTCATTGATGATTTGAAAGTGACGAAAAAATCGTCGCCAACATTTCTGGTGCATGCTTTTGATGATGGCGTTTCAGCAATGAGTAGCCTCTCCTTGATGACCGAACTCAAACGCAAAAGTGTTCCCTCAGAGCTACACCTGTTTGAATCGGGTGGTCATGGATATGGGTTGCGGTCCGTGAAGGATCAACCCGTAACACGCTGGGCAAAGCTGTGTGAGGATTGGTTGGATCGATTGGGCTGGCTGAAGAAATCGTAA